ATTTCTTCTAACAGCTTTAATTTCACCAAAAATGTCAGCTTCTGTAAGATTTGATTTTTCTACGGATTTATTACCGAAATCGAAGATAGCTTGCCACTTAGATTTTTTCTCAATGTAAGTCCTTGCTGCTTCACGAATCAGTTCAGATCTGGATCTATGTTCTCTTTTTGCAATTTTATCGAT
This genomic stretch from Leptospira congkakensis harbors:
- a CDS encoding CopG family ribbon-helix-helix protein, yielding MNQTVNISFEKALLKEIDKIAKREHRSRSELIREAARTYIEKKSKWQAIFDFGNKSVEKSNLTEADIFGEIKAVRRNRQAS